The Magnetococcales bacterium genome has a segment encoding these proteins:
- a CDS encoding MBL fold metallo-hydrolase — MDKGNPLRITRAVFQVGGANLTTAEDAASYLVVGHEAAVLVDAGTGLGIERLLANIAATGTTPKRITHLLLTHCHFDHSGGAFALRKRLGCRTVIHHLDAPYLETGDRFTTAANWYDRPLTPCPIDEMIGPEPWQLELEPFRIIAHHVPGHSPGSLVYTMESDGSTVMFAQDVHGPLHSILKSNRQDYRASLQRMLDLNCDVLCEGHYGIIRGKKESAAFIRSFMSAS; from the coding sequence ATGGACAAAGGCAATCCACTGCGCATCACCCGTGCGGTGTTTCAGGTTGGCGGGGCGAACCTGACCACCGCCGAGGATGCCGCCAGCTATCTGGTTGTGGGCCATGAGGCGGCGGTGTTGGTGGACGCGGGGACCGGTCTTGGCATCGAACGTCTTCTGGCCAATATTGCCGCGACCGGTACCACCCCCAAACGCATTACCCACCTCCTGCTGACCCACTGCCATTTCGACCACAGCGGCGGAGCGTTTGCCCTGAGAAAGCGCTTGGGGTGCCGGACCGTCATACATCATCTCGATGCCCCCTACCTTGAGACGGGAGACCGGTTCACCACCGCGGCCAACTGGTATGATCGTCCCCTCACTCCCTGTCCCATCGACGAAATGATCGGTCCGGAACCATGGCAACTGGAGTTGGAACCGTTCCGGATCATCGCACATCATGTTCCCGGTCATTCCCCGGGTTCCCTGGTCTATACCATGGAATCGGATGGATCGACCGTCATGTTCGCCCAGGATGTCCATGGTCCATTGCATTCCATCCTGAAGTCCAATCGCCAGGATTACCGCGCCTCGTTGCAACGAATGCTCGATTTGAACTGTGATGTTCTGTGTGAAGGTCACTACGGGATCATCCGGGGAAAAAAAGAATCCGCTGCATTCATTCGTTCTTTCATGTCCGCCTCATGA
- a CDS encoding EAL domain-containing protein: MLALRRESIVEEERGTGRVGRLVADSMVRNGRWGVGHFAGLSLHGAFQPIYCLSHKRPVGYEGLIRPVDSQGAAVSPGVLFGRAANPEQRVHLDRLCRAVHIHNFVTLGLDEGWLFLNLNPNLFWTFNREMAPFTADLLSHFSLHPRRVVLEILEKSIPDEGLMGELLDHYHDLGCLVAIDDFGSGHANFDRIWRFRPDIVKLDRSIIANAVHNPHARRIVPGLVSLLHQAGAMVLIEGIETHDEAMIALDSEADFVQGFLFGNPMTDLAMVGGVKSDTLKKLTGMFRRRLFGDTRRQFKEIRMYLDTLETWVERVDSVEDLRLKGEAFATVAGVKRCFILNHRGQQVGKNISMGDSPHFAHIAGGDGADWSRRTYYRRAVGRPGAIQVIGPYFSQPDAGMCITLSIALELSGTTWVFCADIEWKGSADMIVGENRFL; this comes from the coding sequence ATGTTGGCGCTGCGAAGGGAATCGATCGTGGAGGAGGAACGGGGAACGGGACGGGTAGGACGCCTGGTGGCCGATTCCATGGTTCGGAATGGGCGCTGGGGGGTGGGGCATTTTGCGGGATTGTCGCTTCATGGGGCGTTCCAGCCGATCTATTGCCTGTCGCACAAACGTCCGGTGGGTTATGAGGGATTGATTCGTCCGGTGGATTCCCAGGGGGCGGCGGTATCGCCTGGAGTCTTGTTCGGGCGTGCGGCAAATCCGGAACAACGGGTTCATCTGGATCGGCTGTGCCGGGCGGTGCATATTCATAATTTTGTGACGCTTGGGTTGGATGAAGGATGGTTGTTTCTCAACCTTAATCCCAATCTGTTTTGGACGTTCAATCGGGAGATGGCCCCGTTCACGGCGGATTTGTTGTCTCATTTTTCGCTGCATCCGCGACGGGTGGTCCTGGAAATCCTGGAAAAGTCGATCCCCGACGAAGGGTTGATGGGGGAACTGCTTGATCATTACCATGACCTGGGATGTCTTGTGGCCATCGATGATTTCGGCAGCGGCCATGCCAACTTTGATCGGATCTGGCGGTTTCGTCCCGATATTGTCAAGTTGGACCGGTCGATCATTGCCAATGCGGTCCACAATCCCCATGCCCGGCGGATTGTGCCAGGACTGGTTTCCCTGTTGCATCAAGCGGGGGCCATGGTGTTGATCGAGGGAATCGAAACCCATGACGAAGCGATGATCGCTCTGGATTCGGAAGCCGATTTCGTGCAGGGTTTTTTGTTTGGCAATCCGATGACCGATCTGGCCATGGTGGGTGGGGTCAAGAGCGATACCCTGAAAAAATTGACGGGAATGTTTCGCCGCCGCCTGTTCGGGGATACCCGGAGGCAATTCAAGGAAATCCGCATGTATCTGGATACCCTGGAAACCTGGGTGGAGCGGGTCGATTCGGTCGAGGATCTGCGCCTCAAGGGAGAGGCGTTCGCCACGGTGGCGGGGGTGAAACGGTGTTTCATTCTGAACCATCGGGGTCAGCAGGTGGGGAAAAATATTTCCATGGGAGATTCTCCCCATTTTGCCCATATTGCCGGTGGCGATGGCGCCGATTGGTCGCGTCGCACCTATTATCGCCGGGCGGTGGGCCGGCCCGGAGCGATTCAGGTGATCGGACCCTATTTTTCGCAACCCGACGCCGGCATGTGCATCACCCTTTCCATCGCCCTGGAATTGTCGGGAACGACCTGGGTCTTTTGCGCCGACATCGAATGGAAGGGGTCGGCGGACATGATCGTTGGGGAAAACAGGTTTTTGTAA
- a CDS encoding 4Fe-4S dicluster domain-containing protein: MILSDDDPRSPKRRRFLKGVALTVTAAAGSAVGGERNDSGFSDSIDRLLQKHFLRMSPREVQEALQRIQRDAERIHGIAIECAATQPLPEVRFAQALNLAACKGTRRCVAACVRENNCGRGGSLENIRVLSLPWGQQDLSQADPYFNPATVPEAGRHYLPVSCQQCDHPPCVTACPVQATWKEPDGIVVIDYDWCIGCRYCAIACPYGARHFNWGAPVIPREDCQPVTEYLANRPRPAGVMEKCTFCLQRTRKGLLPACQEACPTGARIFGNLLDPVSEIRYVLEHKPVYRLKEEMGTSPGFWYFTG, translated from the coding sequence ATGATTCTCTCGGATGACGATCCACGTTCCCCCAAACGCCGACGGTTCCTGAAGGGAGTGGCGTTGACGGTAACCGCTGCCGCCGGCAGCGCCGTCGGTGGAGAACGGAACGATTCGGGATTCAGCGACAGCATCGATCGGCTGTTGCAGAAACATTTCTTGAGAATGTCGCCTCGGGAAGTGCAAGAAGCCCTGCAACGGATTCAACGCGATGCCGAGCGGATTCACGGTATCGCCATCGAATGCGCCGCCACCCAACCCCTTCCCGAGGTGCGCTTCGCCCAGGCCCTGAATCTTGCCGCATGCAAGGGGACCAGACGCTGTGTCGCAGCCTGCGTTCGCGAAAACAATTGCGGTCGCGGCGGCAGCCTGGAAAACATACGGGTCCTCTCCCTCCCCTGGGGGCAACAGGATCTTTCCCAGGCCGATCCCTACTTCAATCCCGCCACCGTTCCCGAGGCGGGACGGCACTATCTTCCCGTTTCCTGCCAACAGTGCGACCATCCCCCGTGCGTTACCGCCTGCCCGGTCCAGGCAACCTGGAAGGAACCCGACGGGATCGTCGTCATCGATTACGACTGGTGCATCGGCTGCCGCTACTGCGCCATCGCCTGTCCCTATGGCGCCCGGCATTTCAATTGGGGAGCGCCCGTCATTCCCAGGGAGGACTGCCAACCGGTCACCGAATATCTCGCGAACCGCCCCCGGCCCGCGGGAGTCATGGAAAAATGCACCTTCTGCCTGCAACGCACCCGAAAAGGGTTGCTGCCCGCCTGCCAGGAAGCCTGTCCCACCGGAGCCAGAATATTCGGCAACCTGCTCGATCCAGTCTCGGAAATTCGCTACGTTCTTGAACACAAACCGGTCTACCGTCTCAAGGAAGAGATGGGAACTTCCCCAGGGTTTTGGTATTTTACCGGGTAG
- a CDS encoding chemotaxis protein CheX: MTEKRRHSRVTPPIEVSIHCDNGTVYRGMIQDISMAGVNIRISKIHDMGFCHDGLLKMKFGTNEDPYIAEFIGEVVRCDANSIIYKLKESDPNNFKMLKKIILDHASEPQSLIDEIKFNESLSLNSLYLPAMRESIRVFMQEAVRSIFQVYLETEAFSVTRSDAPPDMESVNISGICGFNGALYGSIIVVAELSFARLLVSRLLELEPEKINMPTIVDGFGELANMISGGVQSGLSEEYENISLIPPMVFVGNQCTYSSDQLFNVRNDFDSTFGPFSVECFFSIV; encoded by the coding sequence ATGACCGAAAAAAGAAGGCATTCACGAGTGACGCCACCCATCGAAGTCTCGATCCATTGCGACAATGGCACGGTCTATCGTGGAATGATCCAGGATATTTCCATGGCCGGGGTCAACATCAGGATTTCCAAAATCCACGATATGGGATTCTGTCACGACGGCCTTCTTAAAATGAAGTTTGGCACCAATGAGGATCCCTACATTGCCGAATTCATCGGCGAGGTCGTTCGATGCGATGCCAATTCCATCATCTATAAATTGAAGGAATCGGATCCGAACAACTTCAAAATGTTGAAAAAAATAATCCTCGATCATGCGAGCGAACCCCAGAGTCTGATCGATGAAATCAAGTTCAACGAAAGCCTCTCCTTGAACAGCCTCTACCTTCCCGCCATGCGGGAATCGATCCGGGTGTTCATGCAGGAGGCGGTACGATCGATTTTCCAGGTCTATCTGGAAACCGAGGCCTTTTCGGTAACGCGCAGTGACGCCCCTCCAGACATGGAGAGTGTCAATATATCGGGTATCTGTGGGTTCAACGGTGCCCTTTATGGCAGCATCATCGTCGTTGCGGAATTGTCGTTTGCCCGACTGCTGGTCTCGCGGTTGCTGGAACTGGAACCGGAAAAGATCAACATGCCCACGATCGTCGATGGCTTTGGCGAGTTGGCCAACATGATCTCGGGGGGGGTTCAGAGCGGGCTGTCGGAAGAATACGAAAACATTTCCCTGATTCCGCCGATGGTTTTCGTCGGCAATCAATGCACCTACAGCAGCGATCAACTGTTCAACGTGCGCAATGATTTCGACTCGACCTTCGGCCCGTTCAGCGTCGAATGTTTCTTTTCGATCGTTTGA